In Erigeron canadensis isolate Cc75 chromosome 6, C_canadensis_v1, whole genome shotgun sequence, the following are encoded in one genomic region:
- the LOC122605825 gene encoding L-ascorbate oxidase homolog, whose product MDTQKFGFFVVMLCISVMLANAEDPYHFFEWKVTYGTMSPLGVPQQVILINDKFPGPVINCTSNNNIVVNVFNNLDEPFLLTWNGVQHRKNSWMDGTPGTMCPIQPGTNWTYKFQVKDQIGSYYYFPTTALHRAAGGIGILQVHSRPLIPVPFDNPAEEFAVVVGDWFNKGHKSLKNLLDGGNSIGRPDGVHINGKSVQVGAPAEPSWTFEAGKTYRFRFCNAGMRTSINFRFQDHDMKLVELEGSHLMQNDYMSMDLHVGQCLSVLVTADQPPKDYYLVVSSRFTKQPHSTVATIRYAGSNIPAKPELPPPPPVSTAGIAWSINQFRSFRWNLTASAARPNPQGSYHYGQINITRTIKIVNSRNYIDGKLRFALNGVSHIDPKTPLKLSEYFGVADKEFKYNIIPDEPPPDVEKNAKLAPNVVNATYRNFVEIVFENRENTIQTYHLDGYSFFAVAIEPGRWSPEKRKNYNLEDAVSRHNVAVFPGCWAAVMTTLDNAGMWSLRSEMWERFYLGQQLYFSVLSPERSLRDEYSLPDTTQLCGIVTTLPKPAPYV is encoded by the coding sequence ATGGATACCCAAAAGTTTGGATTTTTTGTTGTAATGCTATGCATATCGGTAATGCTAGCAAACGCGGAAGATCCTTATCACTTTTTTGAATGGAAGGTCACCTATGGTACAATGTCGCCATTAGGTGTTCCGCAACAAGTTATTTTGATCAACGATAAGTTTCCAGGGCCCGTGATTAACTGTACAAGTAACAACAATATTGTTGTCAATGTCTTTAACAATCTTGATGAGCCGTTCCTTCTCACGTGGAACGGTGTCCAACACCGAAAGAATTCATGGATGGATGGGACACCTGGAACCATGTGTCCTATCCAGCCTGGAACCAACTGGACATATAAGTTCCAGGTGAAGGATCAGATTGGTAGTTACTATTATTTCCCAACCACCGCCTTGCATAGGGCGGCTGGTGGTATTGGCATCCTCCAGGTGCATAGCCGACCTTTGATCCCGGTCCCATTTGATAATCCAGCTGAGGAGTTTGCGGTTGTGGTTGGAGACTGGTTCAACAAAGGTCACAAGTCTTTGAAGAACCTCCTTGATGGTGGGAATTCCATTGGTAGGCCTGATGGTGTTCACATCAATGGCAAGTCAGTGCAGGTTGGTGCACCGGCTGAACCATCGTGGACCTTTGAGGCTGGAAAGACATACAGATTTAGATTTTGTAACGCCGGAATGAGAACTTCCATAAACTTTAGGTTCCAGGACCATGACATGAAGCTCGTCGAGCTTGAAGGGTCTCACCTTATGCAAAATGACTATATGTCAATGGACCTTCACGTGGGCCAGTGCTTGTCGGTATTGGTGACTGCTGATCAACCACCCAAAGATTACTACTTAGTGGTGTCAAGCCGATTCACAAAGCAGCCACATTCCACCGTTGCCACCATCCGGTATGCCGGAAGCAACATCCCTGCAAAACCAGAGCTTCCACCCCCTCCACCAGTAAGCACAGCCGGAATCGCATGGTCCATAAATCAGTTCAGATCATTCAGATGGAACTTGACTGCCAGTGCAGCCCGACCTAACCCACAAGGGTCTTATCACTATGGACAGATTAACATCACCCGCACAATCAAGATAGTCAATAGTCGGAACTACATTGATGGTAAGCTTAGGTTCGCTTTGAATGGTGTCTCCCACATTGACCCCAAGACTCCCCTCAAACTCTCAGAATACTTTGGAGTAGCTGATAAAGAGTTCAAGTATAACATCATCCCAGATGAGCCACCACCTGATGTCGAAAAGAACGCCAAACTCGCACCAAATGTCGTAAACGCAACATATCGCAACTTCGTGGAGATTGTGTTTGAAAACCGTGAGAACACCATCCAGACATACCATCTGGATGGATACTCATTCTTTGCAGTAGCAATAGAGCCAGGAAGGTGGAGCCcggagaaaaggaagaactacAATCTGGAAGATGCAGTGAGCAGACACAATGTAGCTGTGTTTCCAGGGTGTTGGGCGGCGGTCATGACCACCCTCGATAATGCCGGAATGTGGAGCTTGAGATCAGAAATGTGGGAGAGATTCTATTTGGGCCAGCAGTTGTACTTCAGTGTACTCTCACCGGAGCGTTCCTTAAGAGACGAGTATAGTCTCCCAGACACTACACAGCTTTGCGGCATTGTCACTACTTTACCCAAACCTGCGCCTTACGTTTAG
- the LOC122603339 gene encoding transcription factor Pur-alpha 1, giving the protein MDFNSSGTGGSGGGGGGGGGNDVELLSKTLQVEHKLFYFDLKENPRGRYLKISEKTSATRSTIIVPFNGISWFFDIFNYYVNTDDQDVSSKELQLDTKVFYFDVGENRRGRFLKVSEASVSRNRSTIIVPAGSTRDEGWSAFRNILEEINEASKLFVLPNQQNAEGITQERIVGLSDDVGAGFIAGNSSQSAPTASSDLNLGDRTSTFELPPPSSDESSAFGVSKVIRADQKRFFFDLGSNNRGHYLRISEVAGSDRSSIILPLSGLKQFHEMVGHFVEISKDRIEGMTGANVRNVDPPQR; this is encoded by the exons ATGGACTTCAACTCCTCCGGCACCGGAGGaagcggcggcggcggcggcggcggaggTGGTAATGACGTGGAGCTGTTATCAAAGACGTTACAGGTGGAGCATAAGCTGTTTTACTTTGATCTAAAAGAGAATCCACGTGGCCGTTATTTAAAGATATCGGAAAAAACCTCAGCTACACGGTCAACTATAATTGTACCGTTTAATGGAATCTCATggttttttgatatttttaattattatgttaatacTGATGATCAAGATGTTTCTAGCAAGGAACTTCAGCTTGATACCAAG GTGTTTTATTTTGATGTTGGTGAAAACAGGAGAGGGAGGTTTTTAAAG GTATCTGAAGCTTCAGTTAGCAGAAACCGTAGTACCATCATTGTACCTGCAGGGAGCACCCGAGATGAAGGGTGGAGTGCATTCAGGAACATCTTGGAAGAGATAAATGAAGCGTCTAAGCTTTTTGTTTTACCCAATCAG CAAAATGCCGAAGGAATTACACAAGAGCGAATAGTTGGTCTATCTGATGATGTCGGTGCTGGCTTTATTGCCGGGAACAGTTCTCAGTCTGCCCCTACAGCATCATCCGACTTGAACTTAGGAGATAGGACATCCACATTTGAATTGCCGCCTCCATCTTCTGATGAAAGTAGTGCTTTTGGTGTCTCCAAAGTGATCAGGGCTGATCAGAAGAGGTTCTTCTTTGATCTTGGAAGCAACAACAGGGGCCATTATTTAAGAATATCGGAG GTTGCAGGTTCTGATCGGTCTTCCATTATTCTTCCATTGTCAGGACTGAAACAGTTCCACGAAATGGTAGGCCACTTTGTGGAAATATCTAAAGATCGGATTGAAGGGATGACTGGAGCAAACGTGCGAAATGTGGACCCACCACAAAGATAG
- the LOC122604385 gene encoding uncharacterized protein LOC122604385, which translates to MMRCSEFSIQIQTWLRDYDRIQSFAVILLYIQIGCALIASLGALYTGVALIHLGIALFALVAIESSSQRLGRTYAVLLFSAILVDILWLILFSHEIWHMSSEIHGKFAIFSVKVTLVMQIIGFSVRSSSSLLWIQMYRLGSSLVDSTCHQDGDQDLRNSFINPATPSFIRPTSDSEDVLGGSIYDPVYYSSLFSNNHDEGYLREGENRFSSLGRSISDDPRLKPSLSESFQAIHGSIAEGRTGSF; encoded by the exons ATGATGCGTTGTTCTGAATTCAGTATTCAGATTCAGACATGGCTCCGTGATTACGACCGGATTCAATCATTCGCCGTCATTCTCCTTTACATTCAA ATTGGTTGTGCTTTGATTGCATCATTGGGAGCCTTGTACACTGGAGTTGCTCTGATTCATCTTGGGATTGCACTATTTGCATTAGTTGCTATTGAGAGTAGTAGCCAGAGACTGGGTCGTACATATGCTGTTCTTTTGTTTTCTGCAATTTTGGTAGACATCTTGTGGCTCATCCTTTTCAGTCATGAAATCTG GCACATGTCTTCTGAGATTCATGGAAAATTTGCCATATTTTCGGTGAAAGTCACTCTAGTAATGCAAATTATCGGGTTCTCGGTGAGGTCATCATCGTCACTGTTATGGATCCAGATGTATAGATTAGGATCTTCACTAGTAGATAGTACATGTCACCAAGATGGAGATCAGGATTTAAGGAACAGTTTTATAAATCCTGCCACCCCTTCTTTCATTCGACCTACTTCTGATTCTGAAGATGTATTAGGAGGTTCTATCTATGATCCCGTGTACTACTCGTCCCTTTTTTCAAATAATCATGACGAAGGATATTTACGTGAG gGTGAAAACCGTTTCAGTAGCTTGGGTAGGTCCATATCTGATGACCCTCGGTTGAAGCCATCTTTGAGTGAATCTTTCCAGGCTATACAT GGAAGTATTGCAGAAGGCAGGACTGGAAGCTTTTAA